One region of Paenibacillus polymyxa M1 genomic DNA includes:
- the groES gene encoding co-chaperone GroES has protein sequence MIKPLGERVLVEAIEQETTTSFGIVLPDSAKEKPQEGKIIAVGAGALKDGARIPLEVKEGDRVIFSKYAGTEIKYEGKEYLIMKESDIHAIIG, from the coding sequence ATGATCAAACCTTTGGGTGAACGCGTATTGGTGGAAGCAATTGAGCAAGAAACAACGACTTCCTTCGGAATCGTACTTCCTGACTCTGCCAAGGAAAAGCCGCAAGAAGGCAAAATTATCGCGGTTGGCGCAGGCGCATTGAAAGACGGTGCCCGTATTCCTCTGGAAGTAAAAGAAGGCGACCGTGTCATTTTCTCCAAATACGCTGGAACGGAAATCAAATATGAAGGTAAAGAATATTTGATTATGAAAGAAAGCGATATCCACGCGATCATCGGTTAA